The proteins below are encoded in one region of Syntrophorhabdaceae bacterium:
- a CDS encoding Mut7-C RNAse domain-containing protein: protein MKFICDVMLGKLSRYLRMLGFDAPYIKNYRELNRLIEGSESYYFFTRRTKDLPDGAVLVRSDHIKTQIEEVLSVIRPYFNEELVFCRCLNCNVLLMDVEKKDIEGKVPEFVYHRHDLFKTCPVCKKIYWGGTHTEHMEAFIKSILIERQPT from the coding sequence ATGAAATTTATCTGCGACGTAATGCTTGGTAAGCTATCAAGATATTTAAGGATGCTGGGGTTTGATGCACCTTATATAAAAAATTATAGGGAGCTAAATCGTTTAATAGAAGGCTCTGAATCATACTATTTCTTTACCAGAAGGACAAAAGATCTCCCAGATGGTGCTGTATTGGTAAGGTCTGACCATATAAAGACACAAATTGAGGAGGTCCTTTCTGTTATAAGGCCTTATTTTAACGAAGAATTGGTATTTTGCCGTTGCCTTAACTGCAATGTGTTATTAATGGACGTAGAAAAGAAGGATATAGAAGGTAAGGTTCCTGAATTTGTTTATCACAGACACGATTTATTTAAGACCTGCCCAGTCTGTAAAAAGATATATTGGGGTGGGACACACACAGAACATATGGAGGCATTCATAAAATCCATTCTTATTGAAAGACAGCCAACTTAA
- the nth gene encoding endonuclease III, whose product MKTKAKIFKEIVETLEGYLKDKVPIITELSKKEKRDPFLILIGTILSLRTKDETTDKAMKRLFEKARTPEEILNLTDGEIERLIYPVGFYRNKTKTIKDISKIIIERYHGRVPDELDELLKIKGIGRKTANLVLTEAFGKPGICVDTHVHRISNRLGVLKTKNPYETEDVLRRILPKKYWIVYNSLLVAFGQNVCKPISPHCSICPMDYLCKKIAISIHR is encoded by the coding sequence ATGAAAACAAAGGCAAAGATATTTAAAGAGATAGTCGAGACCCTGGAGGGGTATCTTAAGGATAAGGTCCCTATAATCACAGAATTATCGAAAAAAGAGAAAAGGGATCCTTTTCTCATCCTCATAGGCACCATACTAAGCTTAAGGACAAAAGATGAAACAACAGACAAGGCCATGAAAAGGCTTTTTGAAAAGGCAAGGACGCCGGAGGAGATCTTGAATCTCACCGATGGCGAGATAGAAAGACTTATCTATCCAGTGGGTTTCTATAGAAACAAAACAAAAACTATAAAGGATATTTCCAAGATAATCATTGAAAGATACCATGGCAGGGTGCCAGATGAACTGGATGAACTATTAAAGATTAAAGGCATTGGAAGAAAGACTGCAAACCTTGTCTTAACAGAGGCATTCGGCAAACCAGGGATATGTGTAGATACTCATGTTCACAGGATATCTAACAGACTTGGGGTTCTAAAAACAAAAAACCCTTATGAGACAGAGGATGTCTTAAGGAGGATACTTCCAAAAAAATACTGGATTGTATATAATTCACTCCTTGTGGCATTTGGGCAGAATGTTTGTAAGCCTATTTCACCACACTGCAGTATATGCCCTATGGATTATTTATGTAAAAAAATAGCTATATCTATCCATAGATAG
- the bamA gene encoding outer membrane protein assembly factor BamA, with product MKKFILIITALFFIISLPLFAFGAERIIKLDVIGNDKIDRGYIMNHIKTRENDPYDLEKLREDLKNIYKTGFFSDVQIDVRDTDKGKAVTFVVIERQTIEAIYISGNEKIKTNDIKEKLKIKSNTVLNTEKIKESIDEIKKLYVSKGYYSVKVTYEINYEKEYDVSVKFIIEEPPQAFVRKIIIKGNKHVKTSEIRSMMSTSEKGFFWWFTGSGLLDEEALEEDRKNIEALYHDKGYVRVKVGTPDINISKDGKTITISLAIDEGNLYKIDKIDFKGDVIFNKDYLFSMLKSRKDNIFRSTLYQQDVLTLTDLYQDKGYAFCEITPLTSIDDDNQKVNIDFEIKKNYEIFINRINIIGNTKTLDKVIRRELTFAEGDRFSSTHLKKSRKNLRNTTYFKETDMKIVKTDDPEKVNIDLTVEERQTGTLSLGVGYSSYEKVMVTGNISQENFFGTGRKVYLSAGLGSVTQEFRLTYVEPRIFDLDLDTSYSLFNYKRIMDSFDYKKLGGGFGLIRRLTEDVKGNFNYRYEKTQVTNIEDNASVYVKQQSGTRITSAPSVSLSTNTIDDIMNPYKGVAADASLEVAGGPFGGDNYFIKSVVSYGQYIPANFWDSTFFVKGTAGAIRPFGGRQIPIYEKFYVGGLYSVRGFKYGEAGPVDSQGEIIGGKNQLFFNLEWIFPIYKPAGVKGVLFYDAGAGFDDSNGFMLKDMRAGAGFGIRWFSPLGPIRLELGFNLFPKKGESRNVFDFAIGTQY from the coding sequence ATGAAAAAATTTATTCTGATTATCACTGCCCTATTTTTTATCATATCTTTGCCTTTATTTGCCTTTGGTGCTGAAAGGATAATTAAGCTCGATGTCATAGGAAATGATAAGATAGACAGGGGTTATATAATGAACCATATCAAAACCAGGGAGAACGACCCCTATGACCTGGAAAAGCTCAGAGAGGATTTGAAAAATATATATAAAACAGGATTCTTCAGCGATGTTCAAATCGATGTAAGGGATACAGACAAGGGCAAGGCAGTGACCTTTGTAGTAATAGAAAGGCAGACTATAGAGGCGATCTATATATCAGGAAATGAAAAGATAAAGACTAATGACATAAAGGAAAAGCTAAAAATAAAATCAAATACTGTTCTCAATACAGAAAAGATAAAGGAGAGCATTGACGAGATAAAAAAACTCTATGTCAGCAAAGGCTACTATTCTGTTAAGGTGACGTATGAGATAAATTATGAAAAGGAATATGATGTATCTGTTAAGTTTATTATAGAAGAACCTCCTCAGGCATTTGTGAGAAAGATTATTATAAAAGGAAACAAACATGTCAAGACATCTGAGATAAGATCCATGATGAGCACAAGCGAAAAAGGGTTCTTCTGGTGGTTTACAGGCTCAGGCCTCCTTGATGAAGAGGCCCTGGAGGAAGACAGAAAGAATATAGAGGCGCTATACCATGATAAAGGGTATGTCAGGGTAAAGGTGGGGACTCCTGATATAAACATCTCAAAGGACGGCAAGACAATAACAATAAGCCTTGCCATAGATGAAGGTAATCTCTATAAGATAGATAAAATCGATTTCAAAGGTGATGTCATATTCAACAAGGATTATCTATTTTCTATGCTTAAAAGCAGAAAAGACAATATATTCCGCTCTACCTTATATCAGCAGGATGTCCTTACGCTTACCGACCTCTATCAGGACAAGGGTTATGCTTTCTGTGAGATTACACCCCTGACGTCTATAGATGATGACAATCAAAAGGTGAATATAGATTTTGAGATAAAAAAGAATTATGAGATTTTTATAAACAGGATCAATATAATAGGAAACACAAAGACGCTGGATAAGGTCATAAGAAGGGAACTAACCTTTGCAGAAGGTGATAGATTCTCCTCAACCCATCTAAAGAAAAGCAGAAAGAACTTGAGGAACACCACTTATTTTAAAGAAACTGATATGAAGATAGTAAAAACAGATGACCCTGAAAAGGTAAACATTGACCTAACAGTGGAAGAGAGGCAAACTGGGACATTGAGCCTTGGTGTTGGTTATAGCTCCTATGAAAAGGTCATGGTTACAGGAAACATCTCTCAGGAAAATTTCTTTGGGACAGGGAGAAAGGTATATCTATCTGCTGGCTTAGGAAGTGTAACACAGGAGTTCAGACTTACTTATGTAGAGCCAAGGATCTTTGATCTTGACCTGGATACAAGCTATAGTCTTTTTAATTACAAGAGGATCATGGACTCCTTTGACTATAAGAAACTGGGTGGGGGGTTTGGATTAATAAGGCGGCTCACAGAGGATGTAAAAGGGAATTTTAATTACAGGTATGAAAAAACACAGGTAACAAATATAGAGGATAATGCCAGTGTCTATGTAAAGCAGCAGTCAGGGACAAGGATAACCAGCGCACCATCTGTTTCATTAAGCACAAATACCATAGATGATATTATGAACCCTTATAAAGGTGTAGCAGCAGATGCATCATTGGAGGTAGCAGGCGGTCCATTTGGCGGAGACAACTATTTTATAAAAAGCGTCGTGTCTTATGGCCAGTATATACCTGCCAATTTCTGGGATAGCACATTCTTTGTAAAAGGGACAGCAGGGGCAATAAGACCCTTTGGAGGTAGACAGATACCCATATATGAAAAATTCTATGTAGGGGGTCTTTATTCTGTCAGGGGGTTCAAGTATGGTGAGGCAGGACCTGTTGATAGCCAAGGAGAGATTATAGGGGGTAAAAATCAGCTATTTTTCAACCTTGAATGGATATTTCCCATATATAAACCCGCTGGTGTAAAGGGTGTGCTCTTCTATGATGCCGGTGCAGGGTTTGACGATTCAAATGGTTTTATGTTAAAAGATATGAGGGCTGGTGCAGGCTTTGGAATAAGGTGGTTCTCTCCATTAGGGCCTATAAGGCTTGAACTTGGCTTTAATCTATTTCCAAAAAAAGGAGAAAGCAGAAACGTATTCGATTTTGCAATAGGAACACAATATTAA
- a CDS encoding OmpH family outer membrane protein: MKKFLLATLLILTFIFTPYLVMAQQANIAYVDIGKVVMESEKGKQAKKTMDEEISKMRKDLSSRQEELQKLKDSIDKQGAALKPEKREEQQKLYNKKLKDYQNLENEYQGDMQQKITEFEQNLVNEVMDVIKKIGEREKYTIILQKHPAILLYAAPGNDITNKVIEEYNKMPKDKATKK, from the coding sequence ATGAAAAAATTTTTATTGGCTACTCTCTTAATTCTCACATTTATTTTTACCCCTTATCTTGTCATGGCTCAGCAGGCAAACATCGCCTATGTAGATATAGGGAAGGTTGTAATGGAGTCTGAAAAAGGAAAACAGGCAAAAAAGACCATGGATGAAGAGATAAGCAAGATGAGAAAGGATCTGTCCAGCAGACAGGAAGAATTACAGAAGCTCAAGGATTCTATTGATAAACAGGGCGCTGCATTAAAACCAGAAAAAAGGGAAGAGCAGCAAAAACTCTATAATAAAAAGCTGAAGGATTACCAGAACCTGGAGAATGAGTATCAGGGAGACATGCAGCAAAAGATTACCGAATTTGAGCAAAATCTGGTGAATGAGGTTATGGATGTTATTAAAAAGATAGGGGAAAGGGAAAAATATACCATAATACTCCAGAAACACCCGGCTATTCTCCTCTATGCTGCCCCTGGGAATGATATAACAAATAAGGTCATTGAAGAATACAATAAAATGCCAAAAGATAAGGCTACCAAAAAGTGA
- the lpxD gene encoding UDP-3-O-(3-hydroxymyristoyl)glucosamine N-acyltransferase, translated as MISLKDIAKEIDGELKGDGSILIRGISGIEEAKEGEITFLIQAGYERYLENSHASAFIVNNSTFAERFRDRNFIIVKNPKTAYVKAARLFDTSKEIEPGISPLAFISEGADIAQSASISPFVYIGSNVKIENNVYIYPFVYIGDGTHIGSDTIIYPGVTIYDKTDIGKRVIIHSGTVIGSDGFGYTWDGERHVKIPQLGNVVIEDDVEIGANVTIDRASLDKTIIKMGTKIDNLVQIAHNVSIGENSIIVAQVGIAGSSRLGKNVVLAGQVGVRDHVVIGDNVRAGGQTGITKDVKAGLSISGTPHMLHKDWLKLNIYLKRLPELFEKVRALENKINSGADNDND; from the coding sequence GTGATAAGCCTGAAAGACATAGCCAAAGAAATAGATGGTGAATTAAAAGGGGATGGAAGCATCCTTATCCGGGGTATTTCTGGCATAGAGGAGGCAAAAGAGGGAGAAATAACCTTTCTGATTCAGGCAGGTTATGAAAGATACCTTGAAAACTCTCATGCATCTGCCTTTATTGTGAATAATAGCACGTTTGCCGAAAGATTCAGGGATAGGAACTTCATTATTGTCAAAAACCCAAAGACCGCATATGTTAAGGCTGCAAGGCTATTCGATACCAGTAAAGAGATAGAGCCCGGCATAAGTCCCCTTGCCTTTATATCAGAAGGGGCAGATATTGCCCAAAGTGCCTCTATATCACCTTTTGTCTATATAGGTAGCAATGTAAAGATAGAAAACAATGTTTACATATACCCTTTTGTCTATATAGGTGATGGAACACATATAGGTAGTGATACCATAATATATCCCGGCGTAACCATTTATGACAAGACAGATATAGGTAAAAGGGTAATCATCCATAGCGGGACAGTTATTGGCTCCGATGGATTCGGATACACCTGGGATGGAGAAAGACATGTCAAAATACCTCAATTGGGAAATGTAGTGATAGAAGATGATGTGGAGATAGGAGCCAATGTCACCATAGACAGGGCATCCCTTGATAAGACTATAATAAAAATGGGAACAAAGATAGACAACCTTGTCCAGATAGCCCATAATGTCTCCATAGGCGAAAACTCTATAATCGTTGCCCAGGTAGGTATTGCAGGTAGCTCAAGGCTGGGAAAAAATGTGGTCCTTGCAGGACAGGTGGGCGTAAGAGACCATGTAGTAATAGGAGACAATGTGAGGGCAGGGGGTCAAACAGGCATTACAAAGGATGTAAAGGCAGGATTGTCCATCTCAGGGACACCCCATATGCTGCACAAGGATTGGCTGAAATTAAACATTTATCTCAAGAGATTGCCTGAATTATTTGAAAAAGTTAGGGCTCTGGAGAATAAAATAAATTCGGGGGCAGACAATGACAATGATTGA
- the fabZ gene encoding 3-hydroxyacyl-ACP dehydratase FabZ: MTMIDINEIIKLLPHTYPFLLVDKVVEFIHAKKIVGMKNVTYNEPFFQGHFPGRPIMPGVLIVEAMAQAGGVLAFKSFPGLKGSVFFIGIDNARFRKPVVPGDQLRLVVEVVRHKKELWVFEGKAYVEDEMVAEARIMAMLKQEQE; the protein is encoded by the coding sequence ATGACAATGATTGATATAAACGAGATAATAAAACTTTTACCCCATACATATCCATTCCTTCTGGTGGATAAGGTTGTAGAGTTTATCCATGCAAAGAAGATAGTGGGGATGAAGAATGTAACATACAATGAGCCTTTTTTCCAGGGTCATTTTCCCGGAAGGCCTATTATGCCCGGCGTCCTTATTGTAGAGGCCATGGCACAGGCAGGCGGAGTCCTTGCATTTAAGTCTTTCCCAGGCCTGAAAGGCTCTGTATTTTTTATAGGTATTGATAATGCAAGATTTAGAAAGCCTGTTGTCCCAGGTGACCAGTTGAGGCTTGTAGTGGAAGTGGTAAGACACAAAAAAGAGCTGTGGGTATTTGAGGGTAAGGCATATGTAGAAGATGAGATGGTGGCAGAGGCGAGGATTATGGCCATGTTAAAACAAGAACAGGAATGA
- the lpxA gene encoding acyl-ACP--UDP-N-acetylglucosamine O-acyltransferase: MIHPTAIVHKGAEIEEDVEIGPYCIIYDKVRIGKGTRLLNHVVIQGNTQIGENNIISPFASIGGPPQDISYKEEDTLLVIGNNNTIKEYVTINKGTVHGGGITKVGDNNFIMAYAHIAHDCKIGNYVIMANCATLAGHVEVDDFVIFAGLCAVHQFCKIGKYAFISGITGVPKDVPPYMIAAGSRAKLYGLNVVGLERHNFSREDIASLKKAYRILFRSSLPLNTSLKIIQEEIGGPHIEELARFISSSKRGICR, encoded by the coding sequence TTGATACATCCAACAGCAATTGTTCATAAAGGTGCTGAAATTGAAGAAGATGTAGAGATAGGTCCATATTGTATCATTTATGATAAGGTTCGAATAGGCAAGGGCACGAGACTTCTTAATCATGTGGTGATTCAAGGTAATACCCAGATAGGGGAAAACAACATTATAAGCCCCTTTGCATCTATCGGTGGACCTCCTCAGGATATAAGTTATAAAGAAGAAGATACACTCCTTGTGATAGGCAACAACAATACCATAAAAGAATATGTTACCATCAACAAAGGCACTGTTCATGGTGGCGGTATAACAAAGGTAGGGGATAACAATTTTATCATGGCTTATGCCCACATAGCCCATGACTGTAAAATAGGCAATTATGTTATTATGGCTAACTGTGCTACCCTGGCAGGACATGTGGAGGTGGATGATTTTGTCATATTTGCCGGTTTATGTGCTGTTCATCAATTCTGCAAGATAGGGAAATACGCATTCATCAGTGGCATTACAGGGGTCCCCAAGGATGTCCCGCCTTATATGATAGCAGCAGGGAGCAGGGCAAAGTTATACGGATTGAATGTAGTGGGGCTTGAAAGACATAATTTTTCCAGAGAAGATATAGCGTCTCTTAAAAAGGCATATAGGATACTATTTAGGTCCTCCTTGCCTTTGAACACCTCCCTTAAGATAATCCAGGAAGAGATAGGTGGTCCTCACATAGAGGAACTGGCAAGATTTATAAGTTCTTCCAAGAGGGGAATATGTCGCTAA
- a CDS encoding Gfo/Idh/MocA family oxidoreductase, translating to MSLRICLVGAGYMGRIHLEKLLGFEDVRISGIIDIDNSLGLSLSETYNVPFFKDFHETAGISDAVVISSPTDTHYEIARYFMENGIHVFIEKPMARNMAEASSLVDIARDRGVVLQIGHLERFNPAFRMAVDFIKKPLMIESRRTGPYTGRSTDIDVVMDLMIHDIDLMLCIVDKRVKKVMDASGLKFINKSVDVATSFLEFENGSLAILHANRVSTKRERVFTVFEDDRIISIDLLNGSVSINSKTSDKIEISEYNAGKIDSVKEELKEFIHAISGRGMPTVSGTDGVNAIEIAEMIRKSLET from the coding sequence ATGTCGCTAAGGATATGCCTTGTAGGTGCAGGGTATATGGGCAGAATACACCTCGAAAAGCTATTGGGGTTTGAAGATGTCCGGATATCTGGTATCATAGATATCGATAATAGTTTAGGTTTAAGCCTTTCAGAAACATATAATGTTCCCTTTTTTAAAGACTTTCATGAAACAGCTGGTATTTCAGATGCAGTTGTCATCTCATCGCCTACAGATACCCATTATGAAATAGCAAGATATTTTATGGAAAACGGAATCCATGTATTTATAGAAAAACCTATGGCAAGAAATATGGCAGAGGCATCATCTCTGGTAGATATTGCAAGAGATAGGGGTGTTGTTCTTCAGATTGGACACCTGGAGCGTTTTAATCCTGCCTTCAGGATGGCCGTGGATTTTATTAAAAAGCCCCTTATGATAGAATCAAGGAGGACAGGACCTTATACAGGTCGTTCCACAGACATAGATGTAGTTATGGATCTCATGATCCACGATATAGATCTTATGCTCTGTATTGTTGATAAAAGGGTCAAAAAAGTAATGGATGCCAGTGGATTAAAATTTATCAATAAAAGCGTTGATGTGGCAACGAGTTTTTTGGAATTTGAAAACGGTTCTTTGGCAATTCTACATGCCAACAGGGTTTCTACAAAAAGAGAGAGGGTCTTTACTGTATTTGAAGATGATAGGATTATATCCATAGACCTTTTAAATGGCAGTGTCTCCATAAACTCAAAGACATCTGATAAGATAGAGATCTCTGAATACAATGCCGGAAAGATAGATTCGGTAAAGGAAGAACTCAAAGAATTTATCCATGCCATCTCAGGTAGAGGAATGCCTACTGTTTCAGGAACCGATGGAGTCAATGCCATTGAAATAGCAGAAATGATAAGAAAATCCCTTGAAACATAA
- the lpxB gene encoding lipid-A-disaccharide synthase: MKHNLDNNSKCRIVLLTGELSGELHGANLIKSLKRYDFTFSGMGSQRLKQEGMEIVFDYKTISLMGIGELFTKSHHILPAFNIIKRHIRDTKPHLLILIDFPGFNLRMAKYAKRYDVPVVYFVPPQVWAWHKGRVNEIKTYVDLVLSILPFEKPFFEEHGIDVRYVGHPFAKTIKPTMTRDDFLAMAKIDKMATVITVMPGSRENEVLKHMPGIIKTIQILKEKIKGLRFILPVADNIPHELIERYTHGDTSVIPVRGYNHDALYHCHAAILASGSATLEAAILGAPTVVIYKISTLSYMLARALVHVKYISLPNLIAGKEVFPELIQYLVPEKIAEKVLYMLNIGRDGIKKDLDYIRESIGDYDSYDMAGYEIMNFLRQRYGTIS, encoded by the coding sequence TTGAAACATAACCTTGATAATAATTCCAAATGTAGGATTGTTCTTTTAACAGGTGAATTATCAGGGGAGTTACACGGTGCAAACCTCATAAAAAGCTTGAAAAGATATGATTTTACCTTTAGCGGCATGGGTAGTCAAAGGCTCAAACAAGAGGGTATGGAGATTGTTTTTGATTATAAAACCATATCCCTTATGGGTATAGGTGAACTCTTCACAAAATCCCATCACATTCTACCTGCCTTCAATATTATAAAAAGACATATAAGAGATACAAAACCCCACCTGCTAATCCTTATAGATTTTCCTGGATTCAATTTGAGGATGGCCAAGTATGCAAAAAGATATGATGTCCCTGTAGTATATTTTGTTCCGCCTCAGGTGTGGGCATGGCATAAAGGCAGGGTCAACGAGATAAAAACATACGTAGACCTTGTTTTGTCCATACTGCCTTTTGAAAAACCATTCTTTGAAGAACACGGTATAGATGTAAGATATGTGGGCCATCCCTTTGCAAAGACCATAAAGCCCACCATGACAAGGGATGATTTTCTTGCCATGGCAAAGATAGATAAAATGGCAACTGTGATAACTGTCATGCCAGGAAGTAGGGAAAACGAGGTATTAAAACACATGCCAGGGATAATAAAAACCATCCAGATACTCAAGGAAAAGATAAAAGGATTGAGGTTTATACTCCCTGTAGCCGATAATATACCCCATGAGCTGATAGAGAGATATACACACGGCGATACATCCGTAATCCCTGTTAGGGGTTACAACCATGATGCGCTCTATCACTGCCATGCTGCCATCCTTGCATCAGGGAGCGCCACCCTCGAGGCAGCAATACTTGGTGCACCAACAGTAGTGATCTATAAGATATCCACTCTGTCATATATGCTGGCAAGGGCACTTGTTCACGTGAAATATATAAGCCTGCCCAATCTCATTGCGGGAAAAGAGGTATTTCCTGAGCTTATTCAGTATCTTGTTCCCGAAAAGATTGCAGAAAAGGTATTATATATGTTAAATATTGGTAGAGATGGTATAAAAAAGGACCTTGATTATATAAGAGAGTCTATTGGGGATTATGACTCTTATGATATGGCAGGATATGAGATTATGAATTTTTTAAGGCAGAGATATGGAACTATATCTTAG
- the msbA gene encoding lipid A export permease/ATP-binding protein MsbA, with protein MELYLRLLRFVRPYWTKLVLAMIFMSLVAATNGLTAFIVKPVLDKIFFEKNATMLYLIPGGVILLYLAKGLFDYLQTYLMGYVGQKVITDIRALIFNSLQRQSLSFFDKTSTGSSISRIINDVNLIQSAVSDTFTAILKDSFTIIGLIFVVFYRDWVLATIAFCVLPFATYPIVTFGKKLRKISTNTQRSIARLTGFLHENITGQRIVKAFCMEDYESKRFDLENDTLFKTILKRYKVKALSSPIMEVLGGIAIAVVIWYGGKEVISGSSTPGNFFSFTAALLMLYEPIKRLNKENHNIQQGLAASQRVFEIIDKVPDITEKDGAIDIDKVEGKISFKDVYFKYEDKMILKNINLEIEKNEVIAIVGASGVGKTTLANLIPRFYDTTEGTIEIDGINIKDMTLNSLRKNIALVTQDVILFNDSIKSNITFGMDIDMERVINAANMAYAHEFIMNLSKQYDTVVGEKGIRLSGGQKQRIAIARAFYKDAPILILDEATSSLDAQAEIEVQKALENLMKGRTTIIIAHRLSTVMNAHRIIVLEKGTIVQQGNHNELINIDGTYKRLYELQFFRDQGKKVIKMPRQTKNA; from the coding sequence ATGGAACTATATCTTAGACTTCTTAGATTTGTAAGGCCTTACTGGACAAAGCTTGTCCTTGCCATGATATTCATGTCCCTTGTGGCAGCCACGAACGGCTTGACTGCCTTTATTGTGAAGCCTGTCCTGGATAAGATCTTCTTTGAAAAGAATGCAACCATGTTATATCTCATACCAGGGGGCGTCATACTCCTCTATCTTGCCAAGGGTCTATTCGACTATCTACAGACATATCTCATGGGTTATGTGGGGCAGAAGGTGATAACCGATATAAGGGCACTTATATTTAATTCCTTACAGAGGCAATCACTTTCTTTCTTCGATAAGACATCTACAGGTTCAAGCATCTCAAGGATCATAAACGATGTCAATCTCATACAGAGTGCAGTATCGGATACCTTTACTGCCATACTCAAGGATTCCTTTACCATTATAGGTTTGATATTCGTGGTATTTTACCGTGACTGGGTCCTTGCCACCATTGCCTTCTGTGTTTTGCCTTTTGCCACTTACCCCATTGTCACATTCGGGAAAAAGCTGAGAAAGATAAGCACAAATACTCAGAGGTCCATAGCCCGATTGACTGGTTTCCTCCATGAAAATATCACAGGACAGAGAATCGTCAAGGCATTTTGCATGGAGGATTATGAATCCAAAAGGTTTGATTTGGAAAATGACACACTCTTTAAGACCATACTAAAACGATACAAGGTAAAGGCCTTGTCATCGCCTATAATGGAGGTCTTAGGAGGCATTGCCATTGCAGTGGTCATATGGTATGGTGGAAAAGAAGTCATATCAGGTAGCTCTACCCCAGGTAATTTCTTTTCATTTACCGCAGCCTTACTTATGCTCTATGAGCCCATCAAGAGATTGAACAAGGAAAATCATAATATTCAGCAGGGTCTTGCAGCAAGTCAGAGGGTATTTGAGATAATAGATAAGGTGCCTGATATCACAGAAAAAGATGGCGCTATAGATATTGATAAGGTGGAAGGCAAGATATCATTTAAGGATGTCTATTTCAAATATGAAGACAAGATGATACTTAAAAACATAAATCTGGAGATAGAGAAAAATGAGGTCATTGCCATTGTTGGGGCAAGCGGTGTGGGCAAGACAACCCTCGCCAATCTCATCCCAAGATTCTATGATACCACAGAGGGGACAATCGAGATAGATGGTATCAACATAAAAGACATGACCTTAAACTCCTTGAGGAAAAATATAGCCCTTGTCACGCAGGATGTCATATTGTTTAATGACTCCATAAAGAGCAATATCACCTTTGGTATGGATATAGACATGGAAAGGGTAATAAATGCTGCTAACATGGCATATGCCCATGAGTTTATTATGAATCTCTCAAAACAGTATGATACAGTAGTGGGGGAAAAGGGAATTAGGCTTTCAGGGGGGCAAAAACAGAGGATAGCCATAGCAAGGGCATTTTATAAAGACGCACCCATCCTTATTTTAGATGAGGCAACAAGTTCATTGGATGCCCAGGCAGAGATAGAGGTGCAGAAGGCGCTGGAAAATCTCATGAAAGGCAGGACAACCATAATAATCGCCCACAGGCTTTCTACGGTTATGAATGCCCACAGGATTATAGTCCTTGAAAAGGGCACAATAGTTCAGCAGGGTAATCACAATGAGCTAATAAACATAGATGGCACATATAAAAGATTATATGAACTTCAGTTCTTTAGAGACCAGGGCAAGAAGGTGATAAAAATGCCGAGGCAGACAAAAAATGCTTAA